One Mycolicibacterium pulveris genomic region harbors:
- a CDS encoding spirocyclase AveC family protein: protein MIGADHDGREHGLVTAVAKSFIGISRPQFLPGAGASTADPGRGGAVTVWACLGVLWLVFIGQVFVRWMTSTDGSFGPATIPGPDEYDLWRLIAMRVVEGLSIAIMVSMAWYCLVRPWLRHRRIGLDGMLFIAATLAAPIDPLINYFHWTFAWNAHAVNWGSWGHLFPLSSTPHYAEGFVWFVPQYVYLGLGFAIIECGVILTLRQRFPTISNVKAFGIAGALTFLVDICIEYLFILAEIYAYPRTIQAFTLFAGSQYQFPIYESVFVTAYAMGFTLLRMSAYDDPHGLCFVERGLHRVRPRARFLIRQLALIGFCAFWAAVTYFLPWSWLSVSVDSDVTSLLPSYLLPSRW from the coding sequence GTGATCGGTGCCGATCACGACGGTCGCGAACACGGCCTTGTCACGGCTGTGGCGAAGTCCTTTATCGGGATCTCGCGGCCACAGTTCTTGCCTGGAGCCGGCGCCTCGACCGCTGACCCCGGCCGCGGTGGCGCGGTCACCGTATGGGCCTGCCTCGGCGTGCTGTGGCTGGTCTTCATCGGCCAGGTGTTCGTCCGGTGGATGACCAGTACGGATGGATCGTTCGGTCCCGCAACGATTCCGGGCCCCGACGAGTACGACTTGTGGCGGCTGATCGCGATGCGGGTGGTCGAAGGACTCAGCATCGCCATCATGGTCTCGATGGCCTGGTACTGCCTGGTCCGGCCATGGCTACGGCATCGTCGGATTGGCCTCGACGGCATGCTTTTCATCGCCGCAACGCTGGCGGCGCCCATCGACCCGCTGATCAACTATTTTCATTGGACCTTCGCCTGGAACGCCCATGCCGTCAATTGGGGGTCGTGGGGCCATCTGTTCCCGCTGTCGAGTACACCCCACTATGCCGAGGGGTTCGTGTGGTTCGTCCCCCAATACGTCTACCTCGGCTTGGGTTTCGCGATCATCGAATGTGGGGTGATCCTTACCCTGCGCCAACGCTTTCCGACAATCTCGAATGTCAAAGCCTTCGGTATCGCTGGAGCGCTGACATTCCTGGTGGATATCTGTATTGAGTACCTGTTCATCCTGGCCGAGATATACGCTTACCCGCGAACGATTCAGGCTTTCACCCTTTTCGCAGGCAGCCAGTACCAGTTCCCGATCTACGAAAGCGTGTTCGTCACCGCCTACGCCATGGGCTTCACCTTGCTGCGCATGTCGGCTTACGACGACCCGCACGGTCTTTGCTTCGTAGAGCGGGGCCTCCACCGCGTCCGTCCACGTGCTCGGTTCCTGATTCGACAGCTTGCCCTCATCGGCTTCTGCGCCTTCTGGGCCGCGGTCACCTACTTTCTGCCATGGAGTTGGCTGTCGGTGTCGGTCGACTCCGACGTCACCAGCCTACTTCCGTCCTACCTTCTGCCGTCGCGGTGGTGA
- a CDS encoding MlaD family protein: MRTVKNALSFAAFAVIIVVTVGYIASFRVHAAAPDNRLDISMDVPDVKGLVVGSRVLLRGVPVGKVTAVETSVDAATVHFYVDGRHRVPVDSQVRLDNLSALGEAYIGLVPRTDDGPVLKDGQHISTESVVVPPSISELSTSVVRVLNQLDPGSLKRTVEEADVALPDPDRVLPNLVRASQLLRNMTVSMNGRGQEVLANFQTLLQNADWVGPALADIGPDVRAAGDGIAGTFFGMMNTIAWNNPENMDLFGNFLARIQAFLDSRGPDVKVLAQALTPQFTGIGGALMNIDTGRLLANALSGIPEEGAITLRVTIPDR; this comes from the coding sequence ATGAGGACGGTGAAAAACGCACTCTCGTTCGCCGCGTTCGCGGTGATCATCGTGGTCACGGTCGGCTACATCGCCAGCTTCAGAGTTCATGCGGCGGCCCCGGACAACCGGCTCGACATCTCCATGGACGTGCCGGACGTCAAGGGACTGGTCGTCGGCTCGCGCGTGCTGTTGCGCGGCGTCCCGGTAGGCAAGGTCACCGCCGTCGAGACCTCCGTCGACGCCGCCACCGTCCACTTCTACGTCGACGGGCGACACCGCGTACCCGTCGACAGCCAAGTCCGGCTGGACAATCTGTCTGCGCTCGGAGAGGCCTACATCGGATTGGTGCCCCGGACCGACGATGGTCCAGTGCTCAAGGACGGACAGCACATCTCCACGGAGTCGGTCGTGGTTCCACCGTCGATCTCCGAGCTGTCCACCAGCGTGGTCCGTGTCCTCAACCAACTCGACCCGGGCAGCCTCAAACGCACTGTGGAGGAGGCCGATGTGGCACTTCCCGATCCGGATCGGGTGCTGCCGAATCTGGTTCGAGCCAGCCAGCTGCTCAGAAACATGACGGTGAGCATGAACGGCAGGGGGCAGGAGGTGCTCGCCAATTTCCAGACCCTGCTTCAGAACGCGGACTGGGTGGGCCCGGCGCTGGCCGACATCGGTCCCGATGTCCGGGCGGCAGGTGACGGTATCGCGGGCACATTCTTCGGGATGATGAACACCATCGCGTGGAACAACCCGGAGAACATGGATCTGTTCGGCAACTTTCTTGCACGGATCCAGGCGTTTCTGGATTCGCGCGGACCCGACGTGAAGGTCCTGGCGCAGGCGTTGACCCCACAGTTCACCGGAATCGGGGGCGCCCTGATGAATATCGACACCGGCCGGCTGTTGGCCAACGCGCTGTCCGGCATACCGGAAGAGGGGGCGATCACGCTCCGCGTCACCATCCCCGACCGCTGA
- a CDS encoding phosphotransferase family protein, producing MALQNQTDPQWAAGQLTEAITRHVSPTSAVEVTGVTIPRSNGMSGETVLFDATWDGDQHALVARVQPSGPAVFPRYDLQLEFDVMRAVGEHSSVPVPRMLFSEPDAALLGAPFIVMERVSGRVPSDDPPHTTEGWVLRLTPERQATLYENALSQVAAIHAVDIDAAGLAKLRDHPEAGFDGQLRFWENTFAWAANGESNPTVEQALAWIREHRPTSSGSEVLNWGDARIGNIIFDDQLRAAAVLDWEMLSVSPRELDLGWWQFLQRYYTEGIGAPPLPGFPTAQQTLARYSELAGVAVDHGLVAFYEVFAATRLSILMHRAGNMMVEAGLLPPGAPMRISNPASQTLARLLDLPAPEGETQSFVGNR from the coding sequence ATGGCGCTGCAGAATCAGACCGACCCGCAGTGGGCGGCAGGTCAACTCACCGAGGCCATCACTCGACATGTGTCCCCCACCTCTGCGGTCGAGGTCACCGGTGTGACCATCCCCCGGTCTAACGGGATGTCCGGCGAAACGGTGCTTTTCGACGCGACGTGGGATGGTGACCAACATGCCCTGGTGGCCCGCGTCCAGCCATCGGGACCGGCCGTATTCCCGCGCTATGACCTGCAGTTGGAGTTCGACGTGATGCGCGCGGTCGGCGAGCACAGCTCCGTACCGGTGCCGCGGATGCTGTTCAGCGAACCGGATGCTGCGCTGCTCGGCGCTCCTTTCATCGTGATGGAGCGCGTCAGCGGCCGGGTACCGTCCGACGATCCGCCGCATACCACGGAAGGCTGGGTCCTCCGGTTGACACCCGAACGGCAGGCGACACTGTACGAGAACGCGCTGTCGCAGGTCGCGGCCATCCACGCCGTCGATATCGACGCGGCGGGACTGGCCAAGTTGCGCGACCACCCCGAGGCTGGCTTCGACGGACAGCTTCGGTTCTGGGAAAACACCTTTGCATGGGCGGCCAACGGCGAGTCCAATCCGACTGTCGAGCAGGCGCTGGCCTGGATCCGCGAACACCGGCCCACGAGTTCCGGGTCCGAAGTGCTCAACTGGGGCGACGCGCGGATCGGCAACATCATCTTCGACGACCAGCTTCGGGCTGCCGCGGTGCTGGACTGGGAGATGCTCTCGGTGAGCCCGCGTGAACTCGACCTGGGCTGGTGGCAGTTTCTGCAGCGGTACTACACGGAGGGGATCGGCGCACCGCCGCTGCCGGGATTCCCCACAGCGCAACAGACTCTCGCTCGCTACAGCGAGCTTGCGGGCGTCGCCGTCGACCACGGCCTGGTGGCGTTCTACGAAGTGTTCGCCGCGACCCGGTTGTCCATCCTGATGCACAGGGCCGGCAACATGATGGTGGAGGCCGGCCTTCTTCCACCGGGTGCGCCGATGCGGATTTCCAACCCCGCGAGCCAGACCCTGGCGCGGTTGCTCGATCTGCCCGCGCCCGAAGGGGAAACGCAGAGCTTCGTGGGCAACCGGTGA
- a CDS encoding DUF7064 domain-containing protein has protein sequence MAVHTHPGSTDLLLPLPSAGESWDPHTIHTHYFGFSVPETAIGAFIYVRYMPAFPLTQGGVCVFQGTDNVEHADMAFLDYEMTMPWPTIEDGAITTANGLTIDFTEPGKTAALRYRACENRMSFDLVAEAVTPLLARGHVMPGEEDHHHAGTQPGGSEQFVHMTGQLVLDGTTYPVDCYAPRDRSWRQVRVEKRGAVPVPPVGWSPMYFGPDLIFNQISFEPLDTEPAWRGLYDVGDRPSHHFAWVQRGEETRGITKVRRNVLEYHPRLHMALRQEISAVDETGEEYFFRGEAVAAASIPAWPNCSFRDSVFRWEDPHGRTTYSTYQEIWFDAYHHAMLRRAARTAHA, from the coding sequence ATGGCTGTTCATACTCATCCCGGTAGCACCGATCTGTTGCTTCCGTTGCCATCCGCCGGCGAGAGCTGGGATCCGCACACGATCCACACGCACTACTTCGGCTTCTCCGTGCCCGAGACCGCCATCGGCGCGTTCATCTATGTGCGGTACATGCCCGCGTTCCCGCTCACACAGGGCGGGGTATGCGTGTTTCAGGGCACCGATAACGTCGAACACGCCGACATGGCCTTCCTCGACTACGAGATGACCATGCCGTGGCCCACGATCGAGGACGGCGCCATCACCACCGCCAACGGGCTCACCATCGACTTCACCGAACCCGGCAAGACCGCCGCCCTGCGCTACCGCGCCTGTGAGAACCGGATGTCGTTCGACCTGGTGGCCGAAGCCGTCACGCCCCTTTTGGCCCGCGGCCACGTAATGCCAGGGGAGGAGGACCATCATCACGCAGGCACTCAGCCCGGCGGCAGTGAACAGTTCGTGCACATGACCGGGCAACTGGTGCTGGACGGCACGACCTACCCCGTCGACTGCTATGCACCGCGCGACAGGTCGTGGCGGCAGGTGCGGGTGGAAAAGCGAGGCGCCGTGCCGGTTCCGCCGGTGGGGTGGTCACCGATGTACTTCGGGCCCGACCTGATCTTCAACCAGATCAGCTTCGAGCCCTTGGATACCGAACCGGCCTGGCGGGGTTTGTACGACGTCGGGGACCGCCCGTCGCACCACTTCGCCTGGGTCCAGCGCGGCGAGGAAACCCGGGGGATCACCAAGGTCCGCCGCAATGTGCTCGAATACCATCCGCGACTGCACATGGCGCTGCGGCAGGAGATCAGCGCGGTGGACGAGACCGGCGAAGAGTACTTCTTCCGAGGCGAAGCTGTTGCCGCGGCTTCGATTCCGGCGTGGCCGAACTGCTCGTTCCGCGACAGCGTGTTCCGGTGGGAGGACCCGCATGGTCGCACCACGTATTCGACCTACCAGGAGATCTGGTTTGATGCGTACCACCACGCGATGCTGCGCCGAGCCGCGCGAACCGCGCACGCATGA
- a CDS encoding TetR/AcrR family transcriptional regulator, with protein sequence MTAEPIGVGRRERRKARAREKLLTAGRQLIAESGVSGLRIGDVTDRADLGFGTFYTYFESKEALVEAVVADTLAGLASSIGATAVAAPDAARAAAEAYRRFLRFATAEPELARVVVELDRADAAFEEAVRPWARETLEHGCASGQFKIEDVELALVSISAAALAAIRAILSGLITPGPTTESRGAEMMLRGFGVDATAAREIAWDELPDIDAPR encoded by the coding sequence GTGACTGCGGAACCAATCGGTGTCGGCCGACGCGAGCGTCGCAAGGCCCGCGCTCGAGAGAAGTTGCTTACCGCGGGGCGACAGCTGATCGCCGAGAGCGGGGTCAGTGGGTTGCGCATCGGCGACGTCACCGACCGTGCCGATCTGGGATTCGGCACGTTCTACACGTACTTCGAGTCCAAGGAAGCGCTTGTGGAGGCCGTGGTCGCCGACACGTTGGCCGGACTCGCCAGCTCTATCGGTGCCACCGCTGTGGCGGCCCCGGATGCAGCCCGGGCGGCGGCGGAGGCGTACCGCCGGTTCCTCCGGTTCGCCACCGCAGAGCCCGAATTGGCGCGCGTGGTCGTCGAACTCGATCGCGCCGATGCCGCGTTCGAAGAGGCCGTCCGACCATGGGCACGCGAGACCCTTGAACACGGCTGCGCCAGCGGCCAATTCAAGATCGAGGATGTCGAGCTTGCGCTGGTGTCGATCAGCGCTGCGGCGCTGGCCGCCATCCGCGCCATCCTGTCCGGGCTCATCACACCGGGCCCGACGACGGAATCTCGGGGTGCGGAGATGATGCTGCGCGGGTTCGGCGTCGACGCCACGGCCGCACGTGAGATCGCCTGGGACGAACTGCCGGACATCGACGCCCCCCGGTAA
- a CDS encoding SDR family NAD(P)-dependent oxidoreductase, with the protein MDLGLKDARVVVTGGASNIGRGIVHEFAAEGARIVLNDIDEPQAEKVRSEALELGAADVQVVVADLTVPGSAETVVQASVEEWGGIDVLVNNAGWSVPGFVASDTDRDKWQRTIEINFFSALAATQAAIGPMKDAGEGALVFIASDAAFGQIRQGVYGASKAAMVALARTTAREHGRHGIRSNIVCPGLVIPEGPDAVGAKSLWSVGQDNVFNEKQIDFMLKDTPMRRLTIAEDIGRAVLWFASPRAARQVTGQMISVSGGYTMP; encoded by the coding sequence ATGGACCTGGGACTGAAGGACGCACGCGTTGTCGTAACCGGCGGGGCATCGAACATCGGGCGCGGGATCGTCCATGAGTTCGCCGCCGAAGGTGCCCGGATCGTCCTCAACGACATCGACGAACCGCAGGCCGAAAAGGTGCGCAGCGAAGCACTGGAACTTGGTGCGGCCGACGTGCAGGTGGTCGTCGCCGACCTGACCGTACCGGGTTCCGCCGAAACGGTGGTCCAGGCATCGGTCGAGGAGTGGGGCGGCATCGACGTCCTGGTGAACAACGCCGGATGGAGCGTGCCCGGTTTCGTCGCGTCGGACACCGACCGCGACAAGTGGCAACGCACCATCGAGATCAACTTCTTCAGCGCGCTGGCCGCCACCCAGGCGGCCATCGGGCCGATGAAGGACGCCGGCGAGGGCGCGCTGGTCTTCATCGCCAGCGATGCCGCGTTCGGTCAGATCCGTCAGGGTGTGTACGGCGCGTCGAAGGCGGCGATGGTGGCGCTGGCCCGCACCACCGCGCGCGAGCACGGCCGGCACGGGATCCGCTCCAACATCGTGTGCCCGGGACTGGTGATCCCGGAGGGCCCGGACGCCGTGGGAGCCAAGAGCCTGTGGTCGGTCGGGCAGGACAACGTCTTCAACGAGAAGCAGATCGACTTCATGCTCAAGGACACCCCGATGCGCCGGCTCACCATCGCCGAGGACATCGGCCGGGCGGTATTGTGGTTCGCCTCGCCGCGGGCGGCACGGCAGGTGACCGGTCAGATGATCTCGGTCAGCGGCGGCTACACCATGCCGTGA
- a CDS encoding enoyl-CoA hydratase/isomerase family protein, translated as MNAVALAVDGPIGRITLNRPERMNSVTVTLATELEDALRELGRRDDVNVVVLRGAGGNFCAGGDFDEVTRLRAAGAEALEALFVAFRRACATIADIAVPVVAAVEGVAAAGGFELMQTADIVLVSESARISDNHIRFGMIPGGGSTARLPRLIGRQQAIATLLSGDRLTGSDAVTHGLAYRAYPQNVFDERVEAFLTALAGRSRRAVTTIKHLVDSGLRGTLEQALNRELEAVVDHIIDDGATSAAAFDSRKASS; from the coding sequence GTGAATGCCGTTGCGCTCGCGGTCGACGGGCCGATCGGCCGGATCACCCTCAATCGGCCAGAGCGGATGAACTCGGTCACCGTCACGTTGGCCACCGAACTCGAAGACGCTCTGCGTGAGCTGGGCCGTCGTGACGATGTCAACGTCGTGGTGCTCCGCGGTGCCGGTGGAAACTTCTGTGCGGGAGGTGATTTCGACGAGGTTACCCGGCTGCGTGCCGCAGGTGCCGAGGCTCTCGAGGCGCTGTTCGTCGCGTTTCGTCGTGCCTGCGCCACCATCGCCGACATCGCCGTGCCCGTCGTCGCCGCAGTTGAGGGGGTTGCGGCGGCGGGCGGGTTCGAGTTGATGCAGACGGCGGACATCGTGCTGGTGAGCGAAAGCGCGCGGATCAGCGACAACCACATCCGCTTCGGGATGATCCCCGGTGGCGGCAGCACTGCCAGGCTGCCCAGGCTCATCGGTCGCCAACAGGCAATCGCCACCCTGCTGTCCGGAGACCGACTCACCGGCAGCGACGCCGTCACCCATGGCCTGGCCTATCGCGCATACCCGCAGAACGTCTTCGACGAGCGGGTCGAGGCCTTCTTGACAGCGCTCGCCGGCCGCAGTCGGCGCGCCGTCACCACCATCAAACACCTCGTCGACAGCGGACTGCGCGGCACCCTCGAGCAGGCTCTGAACCGCGAATTGGAGGCGGTCGTCGACCACATCATCGACGACGGCGCAACCAGTGCCGCGGCATTCGATTCCAGAAAGGCGAGTTCGTGA
- a CDS encoding TetR/AcrR family transcriptional regulator has protein sequence MASEKSPSGLTRTQRQQQRTRRRLLDAGRDLIAANGVVGLRVQDVTERADVALGSFYNYFSSKDVLVEAVISETLSDLAAETVTGLDDDADPAETVAVATLRVVGLARREPDLARLIVNIAHSETLFSDAVHPPARMAVERGIVSGRFMVANVEVLLTAVIGGAFALIREILDGRHGPYAEAAFARHVLCSLGLRPDEALTLVTRVAETLND, from the coding sequence ATGGCCTCCGAGAAGTCCCCTTCCGGCCTGACCCGCACCCAACGTCAGCAGCAGCGCACCCGTCGGCGACTGCTCGACGCAGGCCGGGACCTGATCGCCGCCAATGGTGTCGTCGGCCTTCGTGTGCAGGACGTCACCGAACGCGCCGACGTCGCGCTCGGGTCCTTCTACAACTACTTTTCCTCCAAAGATGTTCTGGTGGAAGCTGTTATCAGCGAGACACTGTCTGATCTGGCTGCCGAGACGGTAACCGGTCTGGACGACGACGCCGACCCTGCGGAGACAGTGGCCGTCGCCACCTTGCGGGTGGTGGGCCTGGCGCGTCGCGAGCCCGACCTGGCCCGGTTGATCGTCAACATCGCGCATTCGGAAACCTTGTTCAGTGATGCGGTGCACCCCCCGGCCAGGATGGCCGTGGAACGCGGCATCGTGTCCGGCCGGTTCATGGTGGCCAACGTCGAGGTCCTGCTGACCGCGGTGATCGGCGGGGCGTTCGCGCTGATCCGCGAGATCCTCGACGGCCGCCACGGCCCGTACGCCGAAGCCGCGTTCGCCCGCCACGTGCTGTGCTCTCTGGGCCTCCGCCCAGACGAAGCCCTCACGCTGGTCACCCGCGTGGCCGAAACACTCAACGACTGA
- a CDS encoding enoyl-CoA hydratase/isomerase family protein has protein sequence MTTSAETHVLLDVDDTGIARLRLNRPDISNGLNVEVLKALHDAVLRCHADPSVRVVRFSGAGRNFCAGGDIHTFESKGAALPDYLREATTWLQLATAALIQLRVPVVTSVQGFAAGGGGLGLVCASDIVVAARSAKFFSGAVRVGMAPDGGSSVTLTQLVGLRQALRILLTNPTLDAEEAAAIGLVTEVVDDELFAERADELATSLAGQPPLALSATKRLVWTGLGAPVEARLAEESRTVSELSGTADALEGLRAVIERRQPRYTGK, from the coding sequence GTGACCACCAGCGCCGAAACGCACGTTCTGCTCGACGTCGACGACACCGGCATCGCCCGGTTGCGCCTCAACCGGCCCGACATCTCCAACGGGCTCAACGTGGAAGTCCTCAAAGCGCTGCATGATGCCGTGCTGCGGTGCCATGCCGACCCGTCGGTACGCGTGGTCCGGTTCAGCGGCGCCGGCCGGAACTTCTGCGCCGGCGGTGACATTCACACCTTCGAGTCCAAGGGCGCCGCGCTCCCCGACTATCTGCGGGAGGCGACCACGTGGCTGCAACTTGCCACCGCTGCGCTCATTCAACTGCGGGTTCCGGTCGTCACCTCGGTGCAGGGGTTCGCCGCAGGCGGAGGCGGGCTCGGCCTGGTGTGTGCCTCCGACATCGTCGTCGCGGCCCGCTCAGCCAAGTTCTTCTCCGGCGCGGTGCGCGTCGGCATGGCGCCCGACGGCGGCTCCTCGGTGACCCTCACCCAACTTGTCGGGCTGCGCCAGGCGCTTCGCATCCTGCTGACCAACCCGACCCTGGACGCCGAGGAGGCTGCGGCCATCGGGCTCGTCACCGAGGTCGTGGACGACGAACTCTTCGCCGAACGCGCCGACGAACTGGCCACTTCCCTGGCCGGTCAGCCCCCGCTGGCACTTTCGGCGACCAAACGCCTGGTGTGGACGGGCCTTGGCGCGCCGGTGGAAGCGCGGTTGGCCGAGGAGTCCCGCACCGTGTCGGAGCTGTCCGGCACCGCAGACGCATTGGAAGGTCTGCGCGCTGTGATCGAGCGCAGGCAGCCGAGGTACACCGGGAAATGA
- a CDS encoding MlaD family protein produces MTQRMWTTVVAAALAVLLSSCASISVNSLPQPGAKGSNGYEVVIEFDNVLNLPDRAKVVLDGTVVGTVDRVQLAGNRVDVVSRIDENVVVPADIRATLQQSTVLGDTYVALERTSSGDATVAALHAGERIPLTQTTSPPQLEDTIANLANFVGSGSIQRIQNSILEVNKVTPARTEELRAMVERVAVDLSDLSNNIETVDLWLDGVAGTTEVMHRNQSVYDYWLSPSGMVGFDRATQTAGYIGTVLPSIGSIYSGGYWLVPLLNSLADAMGAVQQTKWNVESEVPAWRKLFLEYWLPQDKNPAIDITSIKTPDGRELIGNVEDVLRILGAMP; encoded by the coding sequence ATGACGCAGCGGATGTGGACAACGGTCGTCGCTGCGGCGCTGGCCGTGCTGCTGTCGTCGTGCGCGTCCATCAGCGTGAACTCGTTGCCACAGCCGGGGGCCAAGGGGTCGAACGGCTATGAGGTCGTGATCGAGTTCGACAACGTGTTGAACCTGCCGGACCGGGCCAAGGTGGTGCTCGACGGGACGGTGGTGGGGACCGTCGACCGTGTGCAGCTTGCAGGCAACCGGGTCGACGTCGTCTCACGCATCGACGAGAACGTCGTCGTGCCCGCGGATATTCGTGCGACACTTCAGCAGTCGACGGTGCTTGGCGACACCTATGTGGCTCTCGAGCGCACATCGTCCGGAGACGCTACCGTTGCGGCCCTGCACGCCGGGGAGCGAATTCCGTTGACGCAGACCACTTCACCACCCCAGCTCGAGGACACGATCGCCAACCTGGCCAATTTCGTCGGTAGCGGCTCGATTCAGCGGATTCAGAATTCCATCCTCGAGGTCAACAAGGTGACTCCCGCCCGCACCGAGGAACTGCGCGCGATGGTCGAACGCGTAGCGGTGGACTTGTCCGACCTCTCGAACAACATCGAGACGGTCGATCTCTGGCTCGACGGCGTGGCGGGCACCACAGAGGTCATGCACCGGAACCAGTCGGTGTACGACTATTGGCTGTCTCCATCGGGCATGGTCGGTTTCGACCGGGCCACCCAGACGGCGGGCTACATCGGGACCGTGCTGCCCTCGATCGGCAGCATCTACAGCGGGGGCTACTGGCTGGTTCCGTTGTTGAACTCGCTCGCCGACGCGATGGGCGCGGTTCAGCAGACGAAATGGAACGTCGAATCCGAAGTGCCCGCATGGCGGAAGCTGTTCCTCGAGTACTGGCTTCCCCAGGACAAGAACCCGGCGATCGACATCACCTCGATAAAGACGCCGGATGGTCGCGAACTGATCGGAAACGTCGAAGACGTCCTGCGGATCCTGGGGGCAATGCCATGA
- a CDS encoding phytoene desaturase family protein, with protein sequence MPPTTPPAPAVPREVDFVIIGAGHNGLTAGCYLARAGHQVIVVEASPSIGGMTTTNALLEKAPNHLFNEGAIQATGIFGLSGIAEELQLHKYDLRMISVDPAHVQLAPDGSSLAIWKDAGKTADELRRFSAKDARAWLDLANALAPAMKIVVAYMKTHPLRPFTKEMSAAIAGAARHPKRLWSLRHLATASHTEFLEETFESELPKGALAAMAAFSQMRLDMTAWAMIYLGVVQQVPNMMPVGGTGSLPAALHRCLTAHGGAVHTSCRVQEIVVAGNRVTGVRLDNDQLIRPRKGVLSTCNPVITLNELLPDGALERKLAVRAKDIPLRKTHATSLKINVALDGHVSMKRHEKWRGNDLDLRRHLAAWHTLEEQDAAWNAVVRGDWPDPVPVSCSMIPSAVDPSQAPEDGSTFYLWSGVIPVTPREPWEDVRDKIGDSVLRDCAQYYEGLDTLEIDRAVLGGPDIEERFNAPAGNVYHVDPLITRFGPLKPAPGLGAYRMPIAGLYLSGAGTHPVGGVCGLPGKLAAQTALRDQGK encoded by the coding sequence ATGCCCCCCACCACACCTCCCGCGCCCGCGGTGCCCCGTGAGGTCGACTTCGTCATCATCGGCGCAGGTCACAACGGGCTGACCGCCGGCTGTTACCTGGCCCGGGCCGGTCACCAGGTGATCGTTGTCGAAGCCTCGCCGTCGATCGGCGGCATGACGACCACCAACGCCCTCCTCGAGAAGGCGCCCAACCACCTGTTCAATGAGGGCGCCATCCAAGCGACGGGAATCTTCGGGCTGTCCGGTATCGCCGAGGAACTGCAGCTGCACAAGTACGACCTGCGGATGATCTCGGTCGACCCGGCCCACGTCCAACTCGCGCCCGACGGCAGCTCGTTGGCCATCTGGAAAGACGCCGGCAAGACCGCCGACGAACTGCGGCGCTTCTCCGCCAAGGACGCCCGGGCCTGGCTGGACCTGGCCAACGCGCTGGCTCCGGCGATGAAAATCGTAGTGGCCTACATGAAGACCCACCCGCTGCGCCCGTTCACCAAGGAGATGTCCGCCGCCATCGCCGGCGCGGCGCGCCATCCCAAGCGGTTGTGGTCGCTGCGGCACTTAGCCACCGCGTCACACACCGAGTTCCTGGAAGAAACCTTCGAGTCGGAGCTGCCCAAAGGCGCGCTGGCCGCGATGGCGGCGTTCTCGCAGATGCGGTTGGACATGACGGCGTGGGCGATGATCTACCTGGGCGTCGTGCAGCAGGTGCCCAACATGATGCCAGTGGGTGGAACCGGCTCTCTCCCAGCCGCTTTGCACCGCTGCCTGACCGCCCACGGCGGCGCGGTACACACCAGCTGCCGGGTGCAGGAGATCGTGGTCGCAGGCAACCGGGTCACCGGTGTGCGTTTGGACAACGATCAACTCATCCGTCCGCGTAAGGGGGTGCTGAGCACCTGCAACCCGGTCATCACCCTCAACGAACTCCTGCCCGACGGGGCATTGGAGCGCAAACTTGCCGTGCGTGCCAAGGACATCCCGCTTCGCAAGACGCACGCCACATCGCTGAAGATCAACGTCGCCCTCGACGGTCACGTGTCGATGAAACGTCACGAGAAATGGCGCGGCAACGATCTCGATCTGCGTCGCCATCTCGCCGCGTGGCACACCCTCGAGGAGCAGGACGCCGCCTGGAACGCGGTGGTCCGCGGCGACTGGCCGGACCCGGTTCCGGTGAGCTGCTCCATGATTCCGTCCGCGGTCGACCCCTCCCAAGCGCCCGAGGACGGCAGCACGTTCTATCTGTGGTCCGGGGTGATTCCGGTGACGCCGAGGGAGCCGTGGGAGGACGTCCGAGACAAGATCGGTGATTCGGTGTTGCGCGACTGCGCCCAGTACTACGAGGGGCTCGACACCCTGGAGATCGATCGCGCGGTGCTCGGTGGTCCCGATATCGAAGAGCGGTTCAACGCGCCCGCCGGCAACGTCTATCACGTCGATCCGCTGATCACCCGGTTCGGCCCTCTCAAGCCTGCGCCGGGGCTCGGCGCCTACCGCATGCCGATCGCCGGTCTCTACCTCAGCGGCGCAGGCACCCATCCGGTCGGTGGCGTGTGTGGGCTGCCGGGCAAGCTCGCCGCGCAGACGGCCCTGCGGGACCAGGGGAAGTAG